CACCTATGGTATAAATCAATCCAACATCTTAtgtaatttattagttataacaAATTTCTTCTATGTGATGATAATATCGAAGTTCAAGTTTATGATTCGGATTTGCATACTTAATTTATGTTTTGAAGATTGTTTCCCATGACTTCTAGAAGACTGCCATGAACAAAAATGGTACTTTATCTTACATGTTACGTATCCTGCTTTCCTTCTTTTCATATTTAGGTCATGTTTTGGACAATAGTTGGCAAGATTTAGAATTTTATCAGGACACTCGATTAACCACCTGTTGCTACTACCTGATTCATACTTGTAAGACCCCATGATTTAAATTTGTGTCCTTTCTCGTAAACGCATCGGAGAAAAACACATCTTTAAAAAATCGAACATACTTATGTCTAATAAATGCCCGGATCTCTCCGGAATCGGAATAACATTGTTTCTGATCTCACGAATGAATCAAGGAGGTAAAAGGGACAAGGGGTTACTATTACAGTACTGTGAGTCAAGAGGGCTGAAAAAGTTAAAAAGCCtttaagggaaagaaaaaaaacacaaatttattcGAAGTGaaacaactaaaatgtagcaGATTTCGAAGAAACAATAATGGAGCTGATGGAGATTATGTGATTGCTAACTCCCATTAtctatgtatttttggatcagaATGCTGGAACTGGAGAGCTGTTCATAAGAATTTCTCTTCTTTCAAACATTGTTAATTTGGCTCAAGGGTAATCTTTCATCCCCATCTAATAATTGCAGATCCCCATGTTAAACCTGCACCAAAACCTGCAGCTGCAATCGTATGGCCTGGCTTCACCTTTCCGCTTCGGACGGCTTCGTCCAATGCCAAAGGAATAGATGCGGCACTCGTATTACCATAATTCGCCAAATTTGATATGACTTTTTCCTGGGGGAAGTCTAACCGTGTTGCGACTGCATCGATAATCCTCTGGTTTGCCTGCATTAATCAAATCCATCAGATAACCATTATAACCAACAGTATTCAAGAAAAATTCAATGGTTGCTGACGTGTAAGGGTACTGGCTGGAATCAATTGTATCCTAAATCATATACCTGATGGAGCAATAACCAGTCAACATTGCCTGAAACAAGACCAGCTTTTTCCAAGGCAGACTCGATCGATTGTGGTACACATCGCACAGCAAAGCGAAAAACTTCTTTGCCATTCATCTGTATGCAGGAATAAGAGGACTTTTTCGGAGGGAAATCTAATGCCGAACCATTTGAACCCAACAGCTCATCAGTTTCATTATCATTTATGGGGGCACCAAGATGTCTGCAACAGGACTGACAGCTCTGTCAAATTCCTTAAGAGGAAGCAATACAGTATTTGTTTAGTACTTTAGTTATATAACATATGACTATGAGAGGGACTTACCTTCCACCCTCACCATCACTATGCAAGTCAAAGCTTAATAAACCATCCTCCTCAGCATCACAGGCCTACGGAATCGTTTGAATGACAAATCATATCATGTTTCgttgtaaaaaatatattatacacACAAGAAAGTTACCCTAGACCCATTAGTATGTAATAATGTCTTAGGTAGTTCAATCTCTAACATATGGTTCCTCCACCATGGCTACAAGAGTCTGGTTTTTAACAAACCAAATATAAGGTGAAAGACAATTCTCCACAATGATTGATAATTTCAACGTTACTCCGCATGATTATTACAAGAACCTACATTGTATGCACAATGCCATGAAATCTGGccctaatttatatctaattatgTTCAACCAGCCACTCAGATACATCTACTCCCaaaatttatatctaattatGTTCATATTTTTTGAGAATGTAAGATGACAGCACCTTAATACAGGTACTTCCGATCCTGTACTTTCCATCCTCATATGCATGTAGACTTATTATTACCTGTAATTTATGGTCACTTATTATGACCACTGGTAGACAGAAATACTACATATGCAAGTACATACATAAATCAGATCGACATTACAAAGAATGAAGAGGCATTGCCTTCAGGCTGAACTAGAAATTAAATGACCATTGCATCTTCCAAGAAAGAGTTATCTTAAGAAAAGAAGTTAGGAGTGTATTACCTGAACTAGTACAGCACCTGCGGCATCCCCAAAGAGGATACATGTCCCTCTATCAGTCCAATCAACAAATCGAGAAAGACCATCAGCACCGATCACCAACACATTACGAAACCCACCTCCTGTAATTCACAAATGTAAAAATGTTTGATTGTATAGCATTAAATAGACATGACCAAAACCTCCTTGCTGTGA
This window of the Gossypium hirsutum isolate 1008001.06 chromosome A09, Gossypium_hirsutum_v2.1, whole genome shotgun sequence genome carries:
- the LOC107896515 gene encoding 3-oxoacyl-[acyl-carrier-protein] synthase III, chloroplastic isoform X1; this encodes MANASGFFTPSVPRLRSKIQPSIGVSRSGFCFSGGISRRVVCSSAIEGAEKHVSPSESRMPKLVRKGCKLVGCGSAVPSLSVSNDDLSKIVDTSDEWISVRTGIRNRRVMSGKESLKKLAVEAAQKALEMADFDPNDLDLILMCTSTPEDIFGSAPQIQRELGCRNSPLAYDITAACSGFVLGLISAASHIRGGGFRNVLVIGADGLSRFVDWTDRGTCILFGDAAGAVLVQACDAEEDGLLSFDLHSDGEGGRHLGAPINDNETDELLGSNGSALDFPPKKSSYSCIQMNGKEVFRFAVRCVPQSIESALEKAGLVSGNVDWLLLHQANQRIIDAVATRLDFPQEKVISNLANYGNTSAASIPLALDEAVRSGKVKPGHTIAAAGFGAGLTWGSAIIRWG
- the LOC107896515 gene encoding 3-oxoacyl-[acyl-carrier-protein] synthase 3 A, chloroplastic isoform X2 → MPKLVRKGCKLVGCGSAVPSLSVSNDDLSKIVDTSDEWISVRTGIRNRRVMSGKESLKKLAVEAAQKALEMADFDPNDLDLILMCTSTPEDIFGSAPQIQRELGCRNSPLAYDITAACSGFVLGLISAASHIRGGGFRNVLVIGADGLSRFVDWTDRGTCILFGDAAGAVLVQACDAEEDGLLSFDLHSDGEGGRHLGAPINDNETDELLGSNGSALDFPPKKSSYSCIQMNGKEVFRFAVRCVPQSIESALEKAGLVSGNVDWLLLHQANQRIIDAVATRLDFPQEKVISNLANYGNTSAASIPLALDEAVRSGKVKPGHTIAAAGFGAGLTWGSAIIRWG